TCCGCCGTTGGGTACCGTCCAGGACGGCCTGCTCGACCAGCGCGCGGATCGGCGCGATCCCGGTACCGCCTGCGACGCACACGACGTCGCGGGTGGAGGCCGGATCGAGGGCCATGTCACCGAGGGGCCGGCCGAGCCGGAGGACGTCGCCGACCGCCGCGCGGTGCACCAGGGTGTTGCTGACCGGGCCGCCGGGAACGGCGCGGACGTGGAAGCTGATGGTCCCGTCCGGCCTCGGGGCGTTGGCGGGGGAGTAGTAGCGCCAGCTCTTCGGCCACCACGGGGTCTCCATGCTGACGAACTGCCCGCCGGTGAACGGGTACGGCTGGTCGGTCCGCACGGTGATCTCCGCGAGGTCGGGACCGTACCTGTGGTGGTGCACGATGCGGGCGTCCCAGACGGCCGGCCGCTCGGCGGCGTCGGCCGTGGCCGCGCCGTCCATGGCCTGCGCGGCCGCGGTGTAGGCGCGGGTCCAGGCAGCGGCGACGTCGGCGGTCCAGGCGGGGCCGGCGAAGTGCTCCAGCGTGGCGAGCAGGCACTCGCCGACCGCGGCGTAGTGTTCGCTCTGCGTGCCGAACTTGCGGTGGTCGCGGCCGAGTTCGGAGCAGAAACGGACCAGGGTGTCCGGATCGTCCACCAGGTCGACGATGAGCAGCAGGGCGCGCACCAGCTTGTCGTGCTGGATCTCCATGCGCTGCGGGAACAGATCGCGGACCTGGGGGTAGCGGTGGAACAGGGTCGCGTAGAAGTGGGCCGGGAGGTCCGCGGCATACGGCTCGACGGCGGCCACGCTCGCCCTGAGGAGGGCGATGTCGCGTTCGGAGAGGAGCGCACCGGTGCCGTTGGTCGTCGGCTGCGGACGGTCCTGCGGGTTCTCCGGTGCAGAGGGGTTGCTGACCGGGTGTGTGGCGCGAGACTTCACGCGACGACTCTCCTATCCAGTTCTTCGCGCCGAGAACCGTGTGCTGCGGGCGGAAAAGCGCCCTATTCTGCACATAGCGCGAATCGGATTTGCAAGTCGAGTCCGGTGAACAATTTGTGAAGCGCGTTACTGGCTGGTAGTTCTGGTCTCTGATACCGTTCGCCCGCGCGCGACCCTTGGGCGAGGCGGCCGGGTCGGTAATTTCGCCGGTATTCGATCACCGTCGCGATCGGCCCCGACAGAACTGATGGATTTTCTGATCGTTCTGCAGGGAATTTCGGCACGGATTTCTGACAGCCTTTTCGGGACAGGGCTGCGGAATCGATCTGACAGACGGCCAGCAGGCGGTGACGCCGAGGGCCGGGGCACCCCGTGCCCCGGCCCTCGTGGTGTCACAGCGTGGTCTGCCGCCGGTCGATCACCGTCCGCAGCTTGCCGCTGGTGGGCGTCCGCTCGAAGGCGGCGGTGCCGGCCGTCTCGACCGAGAAGGAGAGCAGTTCCTCGGTCACGGCCGAGTGCAGCTCGGGGATGGCGGCCAGGAAGGCGGCGCGGGCGGGCGCCCCGTCCGCGGCGTACCGCTCGTCCAGCCGGACGGTGGCCTGCTCCCGGCCGTCGCCGGCGTCCAGGATCAGCTGTAGTTCGCCCCGGTAGCCGAGCTCCTCCTCCGCCACCGCGATGAAGCGCCGGACGTTGAAGAAGTACGTGCCGACCCGGACGACGTCCCCGTACCGGCCGAGCAGTTCGATCCGCGGGGTGTGGCTGCCGCAGGGGCAGACGCCCTCGGCCGCGCGGCCGAGGTCGCCGATCTGGTACCGCTCCAGGCGCTGTCCGGCCCGGGTGCGGCTGGTGAAGACCAGGCGGCCCGGCTGCCCGGCGGGGACCGGGCGGTCGGCCTCCGGGTCCAGGATCTCCAGGGTGTGCAGGTCGGTCAGGACGTGGTGGACCGACCCCTCGGCCCGGGCGCACTGGTAGCCGAGCGGCCCGAGGTCGGTGCTGCCGTAGGACGCCGAACGGATCACTTCGACGCCGAAGTCCTCGGTGAGCACCCGGCGTTGCTCTGCCGTGAAGTGCTCGCCGCCGTAGAACACCTTCCGGATCCGGCCGTAGGCGCGCAGCGTGGCGCTCTGCGAGTGGAACAGCTGCCAGAGGTAGGACGGCATGCCGAACACCGTGTCCGCGCCGTACGTCACCAGCGCCTCGGCGGTTGCGGCGTGGTCGGTGCCGGCGGCGATGGGGAGCTGGGTGGCGTTGAGGCGCTCCAGGATCGAGAAGAAGCTGATGAAGCTTCCGTACATGCCACCACAGAAGAACAGGTTGGCGGCGCGGTCCCGGGCCGGGTCGAACCCGGCGGCGAGCAGGCCGTCGGCGGCGGCCCGCATCTGGGTGTCGTAGTCGGCGTTGGTGAACACCGACAGGGCCGGGGCCCCGGTGCTGCCGCCGCTGCGGAAGTACAGGTGGGCGTGCTCGGGCGCGAGGGTGCGCAGCTGCTCCTGCACGCCGGCCTTGTCCAGCAGCGGGCCGCTCGGCGCTGCGGGGACGGCGGCGGGGGCCGCCAGGTCGTCCAGGCAGGCGGTGGTGGCGAAGGCCTCGCCCGCGCGGACGGCCACCCGGCGGCTGTAGCGCTGGAGCGCGTAGACGCCGTCGTGGGGCTCGCCGTGGTAGCTGTCGAGCATCCCCCCGACCGGGGTGACCCGCAGCACGCCGGCGGCGACCATCGCCTGCGACAGCCGGGCGACGTCGGCGCGGCTGCCGCCGATCGCGGCGGTCTGCAGGTAGCGGCGCATCGGGCGCAGCACGGTCATGACGGAGGTGCGGGGCAGCGGCTTGACCCAGACGCTGCGGTTGAGCGGCGAGGCCGCCAGGGCGGGGCGGGTGTCGGCGAGGACGCGCCAGGACCTGTCCTCGGCGGCGACGACCCGGGTGAGACCGAGGTGTTCCTCCAGCCGGGCGATCAGTTCGGTGGTGGTGATCTCGGCGTGCTCGGCCGGTTCGAGCTCGGGCCGGGGCAGCTTGGCGGAGGCGTCGGCGAGGTGGGCCGCGAAGCGCTCGGCGAAGCCGAAGACGTCGCCGTCCTCCTCGGTGTCGAGGTAGATCACCTGGGGGCTTGAGCAGGCCTGCTGCTCGAAGCGGCAGACGTCGGCGGCGAGCGCGTCCAGGGTGGCCTCGTCCGACCAGGCGTCACGGGTCAGGTAGGCGAAGGAGATCCGGTGCCCCCACTCGACCAGCCGGCAGCCGGCCGGGACCAGCCCGGCGACCGAGCGTACGGCGTCCTCGCCGCCCCAGACCGCCACCGCGTCGGCGGGCTCGCACAGCAGCCGCAGCCACTCGGTGCGGGCGGAGGAGAAGCGGAGCACGACGATGCGGCGGGCCAGGGCACCGGTCGGGTCGGCGGCGGCGAGCTCGGCGAGCAGGTGCTGGGCGAGCAGGGTGTCGCCGCTGCTGGTCTTCAGGACGTTGAGATTTCCGGTGAGCAGGCCCTCGATGACGCTCAGCGGTGCGACGGCGGCGGCGTTGCCGGGGGCGATGTGAACCAGCAGCCCGACCGGCGCCCAGGCCTCGAAGGTGGTCTCGCGGGCGTCGGGCCGGGTGAGGCGCTCGGGGCGCAGGCCGCCGAGTTCGCGCCGGAGCTTGCGCTCCAGCGCGGGGCGGGCGATCGCCTCGGCGATCTCGGAGAGGGTCGCCGACGCCTCCTCCGGGTCGGTGCCGTCGGTGAGCACGCCGAGCAGGCGGGCGCGGACGGGGCCGTCCGGCGTGCCGAGGGCGTCGGCCAGCTGCTGGCAGGCGCTCAGGACCAGTTCGGTGGGCAGGGGTTCGGCGAGGGTGCGGGCGGCGAGCTCCGGCAGTTCGGCGAGCCGTCCGGCGGCCTCCTCGTCGCCGATGAACGAGCCCTGCCAGAAGTGGGGTTCGGCGGTCACGGGTACGGCGGTCGCGGATGCGGTG
The nucleotide sequence above comes from Streptomyces kaniharaensis. Encoded proteins:
- a CDS encoding globin domain-containing protein — encoded protein: MKSRATHPVSNPSAPENPQDRPQPTTNGTGALLSERDIALLRASVAAVEPYAADLPAHFYATLFHRYPQVRDLFPQRMEIQHDKLVRALLLIVDLVDDPDTLVRFCSELGRDHRKFGTQSEHYAAVGECLLATLEHFAGPAWTADVAAAWTRAYTAAAQAMDGAATADAAERPAVWDARIVHHHRYGPDLAEITVRTDQPYPFTGGQFVSMETPWWPKSWRYYSPANAPRPDGTISFHVRAVPGGPVSNTLVHRAAVGDVLRLGRPLGDMALDPASTRDVVCVAGGTGIAPIRALVEQAVLDGTQRRMDVFVGARSANELHGLEDIQRLSQHHHWLTVRAAVCDADTPGAAPGLPEALTAAGPWREHEAYVSGPGPMIYSAARALYRAGMPIDRIHHDPFVRLDFAL
- a CDS encoding acyl-CoA reductase; protein product: MTTASATAVPVTAEPHFWQGSFIGDEEAAGRLAELPELAARTLAEPLPTELVLSACQQLADALGTPDGPVRARLLGVLTDGTDPEEASATLSEIAEAIARPALERKLRRELGGLRPERLTRPDARETTFEAWAPVGLLVHIAPGNAAAVAPLSVIEGLLTGNLNVLKTSSGDTLLAQHLLAELAAADPTGALARRIVVLRFSSARTEWLRLLCEPADAVAVWGGEDAVRSVAGLVPAGCRLVEWGHRISFAYLTRDAWSDEATLDALAADVCRFEQQACSSPQVIYLDTEEDGDVFGFAERFAAHLADASAKLPRPELEPAEHAEITTTELIARLEEHLGLTRVVAAEDRSWRVLADTRPALAASPLNRSVWVKPLPRTSVMTVLRPMRRYLQTAAIGGSRADVARLSQAMVAAGVLRVTPVGGMLDSYHGEPHDGVYALQRYSRRVAVRAGEAFATTACLDDLAAPAAVPAAPSGPLLDKAGVQEQLRTLAPEHAHLYFRSGGSTGAPALSVFTNADYDTQMRAAADGLLAAGFDPARDRAANLFFCGGMYGSFISFFSILERLNATQLPIAAGTDHAATAEALVTYGADTVFGMPSYLWQLFHSQSATLRAYGRIRKVFYGGEHFTAEQRRVLTEDFGVEVIRSASYGSTDLGPLGYQCARAEGSVHHVLTDLHTLEILDPEADRPVPAGQPGRLVFTSRTRAGQRLERYQIGDLGRAAEGVCPCGSHTPRIELLGRYGDVVRVGTYFFNVRRFIAVAEEELGYRGELQLILDAGDGREQATVRLDERYAADGAPARAAFLAAIPELHSAVTEELLSFSVETAGTAAFERTPTSGKLRTVIDRRQTTL